In one window of Gossypium hirsutum isolate 1008001.06 chromosome A01, Gossypium_hirsutum_v2.1, whole genome shotgun sequence DNA:
- the LOC107917450 gene encoding ethylene-responsive transcription factor ESR2, which yields MEEAFRRLKGVVNVTDLDPRDATAYRKKSAVSTTTSATSTTTTSTTPTTTNKRSLKENGGTGVTMRYRGVRRRPWGRYAAEIRDPQSKERRWLGTFDTAEEAACAYDCAARAMRGIKARTNFVYPVTEPHSASDHLLPQFSFSRQSQLNRKHHRFGHSSKWPPLANSQVGDFSLGSGGHQRNASLNMLLLRDLLNSSSYLSFQAPPPSLVDQFQLINGTSSAASSLPSSFSIPTILPGGTSLNSPTSCSLRASGNFADSLIDPTMTLPRKEKNSSHTTSVPALSNSQADDMEFFRSEPSDSGLLQEIIQGFLPKPSSKKSDTDCIQHSIVPLVTEMSSSQSLSGLKESKKSEHLGGYIDYCQGVPQQFESFNGITGSQVVPYSNEIPVNHLQLGQDCMVDDICQYPDFMRTLATRVQNG from the coding sequence ATGGAAGAAGCTTTTAGGAGACTAAAGGGCGTCGTTAATGTGACTGACCTTGACCCACGAGATGCCACCGCCTATCGCAAGAAGTCCGCCGTCTCAACTACAACCTCCGCCACTTCCACAACCACAACCAGCACAACGCCAACAACGACAAACAAGAGGTCTCTAAAAGAAAATGGTGGCACTGGTGTGACCATGAGGTACCGTGGAGTTCGCCGCAGGCCTTGGGGCCGTTACGCTGCTGAGATACGAGACCCACAGTCCAAAGAGAGGCGGTGGCTAGGCACTTTTGACACGGCCGAGGAGGCTGCTTGCGCTTATGACTGTGCGGCTCGAGCTATGCGCGGAATCAAGGCTCGAACCAATTTCGTTTACCCTGTGACTGAGCCTCACTCCGCTAGCGACCACCTTCTTCCTCAGTTCAGCTTCTCTAGGCAATCACAGCTTAACAGGAAGCATCATCGTTTTGGGCACTCTTCTAAGTGGCCACCGCTTGCTAACTCCCAAGTGGGTGACTTCTCCTTAGGGTCTGGGGGGCATCAAAGAAATGCTTCTTTGAACATGCTTTTACTACGTGACCTCTTAAATTCGTCTTCATATTTATCTTTCCAGGCGCCTCCTCCGTCTCTGGTTGACCAATTTCAACTGATCAATGGAACATCTTCTGCTGCTTCTTCATTACCTTCTTCTTTCTCTATTCCAACCATTTTGCCTGGAGGTACTTCGTTGAATTCCCCAACCAGCTGTTCTCTACGGGCAAGCGGTAACTTTGCAGATTCTCTCATTGACCCAACTATGACTCTTCCTCGCAAGGAAAAGAATTCGAGTCATACAACAAGTGTGCCCGCCCTGTCAAATAGTCAAGCTGATGATATGGAGTTCTTCCGATCGGAGCCTTCTGATTCTGGCTTGTTGCAAGAGATAATTCAGGGATTCTTACCGAAACCCAGCTCAAAGAAATCAGATACTGATTGCATTCAACATTCCATCGTTCCACTAGTGACTGAGATGTCATCCAGCCAGTCCCTGAGTGGGTTGAAGGAGAGCAAGAAGAGTGAGCATTTAGGTGGTTATATAGATTACTGTCAGGGGGTTCCTCAGCAGTTTGAGAGTTTCAATGGAATCACAGGTTCTCAAGTGGTGCCATACAGTAATGAGATTCCGGTGAACCATCTACAGCTGGGTCAAGACTGCATGGTGGATGATATCTGTCAGTACCCAGATTTCATGAGAACCTTAGCGACTAGGGTTCAAAATGGTTGA